ctcctcctttccctcgcacgacacccccgccactgcctcctcctgtccgtcgcacgacacccccgccactgcctcctcctgtccctcgcacgacacccccgccactgcctcctcctgtccctcgcacgacacccccgccactgcctcctcctgtccctcgcacgaaacccccgccactgcctcctcctgtcctcgcatcgccacccctgccactgcctcctcctgtccctgcatcgacacccctgccactgcctcctcctgtcctcgcatcgccacccctgccactgcctcctcctgtccctcgcacgccaccccccccaccgcctcctcctgtccctcgcacgacacccccgccactgcctccttttgtcctcgcacgccacccctgccactgcctcctcctgtcctcgcacgacacccctgccactgcctcctcctgtcctcgcacgacaTCCCTGCCACcgctctcctcctgtccctcgcacgccacccctgccactgcctcctcctgtccctcgccacctgccactgcctcctcctgtcctcgcacgacaccctgccactgcctcctcctgtctcagacacccctgccactgcctcctcctttccgtcgcacgccacccccaccactgcctcctcctgtccctcgcacgccaccccgccactgcctcctcctgtcccctgcacgccacccctgccactgcctcctcctgtcgcacgccaccccgccactgcctcctcctgtcctcgcacgcacccctgccactgcctcctcctgtcctcgcacgccaccctgccactgcctcctcctgtccatctaacgccacccctgccactgcctcctcctgtccttcgcaagccacccccgaaaccgcctcctcatgtccctcgcacgccgtaCCCGTCACTggctccttctgtccctcgcacgacaaccATGCCAACGCCTCCACCTGTCCTTCGCACGagaaccccgccactgcctcctcctctccttcgaacggcactcccgccaccgcctccacctgtccctcgcccgccacctgccactgcctccttttctgtcctcgcacgccaccccctgccactgcctcctcctgtctccctcacacgacacccctgccactgcctcctcctgtcttcgcaCGCCaactgccaccgcctcctcctgtccctcgcacgccaccccagccaccgccgccacctgtccgtcgcacgccaccccccaccgcctccctGTCCCTCAAGCACtgacacccctgccactgcctccctctgtcctcgcacgccaccctgctgcagtcttctcctgtccctcacgccacccctgccactgcctcctcctgtccctcgcacgccaccactgccactgcctcctcttgtcctcgcacgccaccctgccactgcctcctcctgtcctcgcacgccacccctgccaccactgccttctcctgtcctcgcacgccaccctgccaccgcctctcctgtcctcacgacacccctgccactgccgcCTCTCTTGTCCCTCagacgccaccctgccaccgcctctccttgtccctcgcacgccaaccctgccactcgcctctcctcctgtccctgcacgccacccctgccactgcctcctcctgtccctcgcatcgccTCCCCTGCCGCCGCCTCGTCTCCTGTCCTCGCATGTCTTACCCTCGCCACTGCCTTCTCTTGTCCCTCGCATCGCCAACCCTGCCACTGCCttctttcctgtccctcgcacgcctccctgccaccgccttctcctgtccctcgcacgccaccctgccaccgccttctcctgtccctcgcatcgccacccctcacaccgcctcctcctgtcctcgcacgacaCTCCTGCtgacgcctcctcctgtccctcgcatcgccACCTGCCACtgctctcctcctgtctctcgcatgccccctgccactgcctcctcctgtccctcgcatcgccaccctgccaccgctcGCCTTCTCCTGTCCTCGCATCGCCCCCCTGCCATCGCCTTTCTCCTGTCCTCGCATCGCCTTCCCGCTGCCACTGCTTCTTTCCTGTCCTCGTATCGTCACCCTGCCACTgctcttctcctgtccctcgcacgcaacccctgCCACGCCTTCTCCTGTCCTCGCATCGCcttccctgccactgcctccttctgtccctcgcatcTCCTGCCACTGcctcttctgtccctcgcacgttcccctgccaccgcctccttctgtccctctgcacaccaccctgccaccgcctctccttGTCCTCGCACCGTCACCCCTGctactgcctcttcctgtcccacgactccctgccaccgcctcctcctgtcctcgcatcgccacccacgccaccgcctcctcctgtcctcgcactgCCACTTCCTGCCacgcctttctccctcccctcgcacgacacccctgccaccgcctcctcctgtccctcgcacgctccccctgccactgcctctccTGTCCTCGTATCGCTCCCCTGCCGCCGCcttcttctgtccctcgcacgccaccctgccacgcCTTTCCTCCCTCGCACGTCTTCCCCTGTctacgccactgcctcctcctgtcctcggcACGTCTTCCCTGctgccgccttctcctgtcctcgcacgcctcCCTGCCACCGCCTTCTTCTGTcactcgcacgtctcccccgccgacGCCTTCTTTTGTcactcgcacgtctcccccgccgcctcctGTCACTGCATGTCTCCCCTGCCGCTGCCttctcctgtcactcgcacgtcTTCCCCTGCCGACGCTCttctcctgtcattcgcacgtcTCCCTGCCGACGCcttctcctgtctctcgcacgtgtcccctgccactgccttctcctgtccctgcacgtctcccctgccgccgcctcctcctgtcctgcaCGTCTCCCCTGctgccgccttctcctgtcctcgCGTCTCCCCCCTGCCACCGCTCTCCTGTCCCTCGTGCACACCCCCTGCCAACCTCCTCCTGTCCCGTAACGTTCCTGCCCACcttctcctgtcctcgcacgtctcccctgccgacgcctcctcctgtcctcgcacgccttCCCTGCCAACCTTTTCCTGTCCCTGCACGCCACCCTGCtccaccttctcctgtccctgCAGGTCTTcccgctgccgcctcctcctgttcctcgcacgccttCCCCTCCAACCTTCTCCTGTCCCCTCGCATCGCCTTCCCTGCCAACcttctcctgtccatcgcacgccttCCTGCCCACCTTCCTGTCCCTGCCCCCTGCCTGctcttcctgtccttcgcacgcctcTGTCCCAGcccaccttctcctgtccctaGCACGTCTCACCCACTACAACCTTCTCCTGTCCCACGCAAGTTCTCCCCTGCCGCCGCcttatcctttccctctcacacaaCCCCAGCTGCCACCTCCTCCCACCcaccaggtcagcatcccacccagacagttgctcaaggtcagcatcccacccagacagttaagccaaggtcagcatcccacccagacagctgccaaggtcagcatcccacccagacagctgcaaaggtcagcatcccacccagacagttgcaaggtcagcatcccacccagacagttgctcaaggtcagcatcccacccagacagttgccaaggtcagcatcccacccagacagttgctttcaaggtcagcatcccacccagacagttgccaaggtcagcatcccacccagacagttgccaaggtcagcatcccacccagacagttgccaaggtcagcatcccacccagacagttgcttcaaggtcagcatcccacccagacagttgccaaggtcagcatcccacccagacagttgccaaggtcagcatcccacccagacagttgccaaggtcagcatcccacccagacagttgccaaggtcagcatcccacccagacagttgctttcaaggtcagcatcccacccagacagttggcaaggtcagcatcccacccagacagttgctcaaggtcagcatcccacccagacagttgcttcggtcagcatcccacccagacagttgctcaaggtcagcatcccacccagacagttgctcaaggtcagcatcccacccagacagttgcttgggtcagcatcccacccagacagttgccaaggtcagcatcccacccagacagttgccaaggtcagcatcccacccagacagttttagggtcagcatcccacccagacagttgccaaggtcagcatcccacccagacagttgccaaggtcagcatcccacccagacagttgccaaggtcagcatcccacccagacagttgccaaggtcagcatcccacccagacagttaagccaaggtcagcatcccacccagacagttgtcaaggtcagcatcccacccagacagttagccaaggtcagcatcccacccagacagttgccaaggtcagcatcccacccagacagttgccaaggtcagcatcccacccagagttgccaaggtcagcatcccacccagacagttaagccaaggtcagcatcccacccagacagttgctttcaaggtcagcatcccacccagacagttaagccaaggtcagcatcccacccagacagttaagccaaggtcagcatcccacccagacagttgcttgtcagcatcccacccagacagttgctcaaggtcagcatcccacccagacagttgcttcaaggtcagcatcccacccagacagttgccaaggtcagcatcccacccagacagttgccaaggtcagcatcccacccagacagttaaggtcagcatcccacccagacagttaagccggtcagcatcccacccagacagttgctcaaggtcagcatcccacccagacagttgccaaggtcagcatcccacccagacagttgccaaggtcagcatcccacccagacagttgccaaggtcagcatcccacccagacagttgccaaggtcagcatcccacccagacagttgctcaaggtcagcatcccacccagacagttgctGTCAGggctgcatcccacccagacagttaagctgtcagcatcccacctgtgACAGACAGTTGCtttcaaggtcagcatcccacccagacagttgggttgctgtcagcatcccaccctgacagttccaaggtcagcatcccacccagacagttgccaaggtcagcatcccaccttttcttcatcttttttcccttgtCATCTTCTTTTgtcatcttcgtcttttcttctctttttgtctttttctttgttttcaacaCCCTTTCTTTTTGTCGTCTTCTTCATTCCTTGTCTTcgtctttcgtcttctttttcgtcgtcttctacgtcgtcttcttcttcaaagtgtcgtcttcttcttctttcgtctgtcTTTCGttgtctcttctcttcgttttcattctttctctcgagtttcatctacttcttcgtcttctctcttcgtcttctgtcgttcttccttccttcgtcgtcttcgtctctctttctctcgttttggtCCCTTCTTTTTCGCTgttacttcactttccttctacGCTGTCTTCTGTCTTCTTCGTCGTTggtctctcttctgtcttctgtCGTCTCTTCGTCTTctcgtcttcgtcgtcttctttgtcgtcttcttccgTCTTCGCCGTCTTGTCTCCTTTCTGTCTCCGTcgtctttcttctgtcttcttcttcttcgtcgtcttctctcgtctttgtcattcttcgtcgtcgtcttcgtcgtcttcttcgtcttgtccttcgtcttctttgtcttcgtcgtcGTTCAAGTCTTCGTCTggtcttcttcgtcgttttcttctggtcttcttcttcttcttcttcttcttcttcttcttcttcttctgtcttcttctgtcttcttcttcgtcgtcttctgtctttcgtcttctttgtcattcttcttcgtcgtcttcttctgtCGTCTTCTTtccgtcgtcttcgtcttcgttttctttctgtctcttcttcgtTCTGCGTCACCGTCTTCTtcttgtcgtcttcttcgtcgtcttcgtctccttcgtcttcttcttcttctggtcttctttgtcttttcttcgtcgttctgtctctttcttcgtctttcgtcttcttctgtcgtcttcttcttcttcgtctttgtcttctttcgtcttcttcttcgcccttcgtctttcttctgtcttcttctccttcgtcgtTCGTCTTCTTCTGTGTTCTTCGCTCGTCTTCTTCTGTCGTCTTCTTCTTGtcgtcttccctcttcgtcgtcttcttcttctttcagtcGTCTTCTTCTGTCGTCTTTTCTCTTTCGTCGTTcaggtcttctttttctttgttcttccgtctctgtcttcttcttcgtcttccttcttcttcttcgtctttgcctgttcctttcgtccttcacgtcttctgtcttccttcttctctcttcgtcgttctttcttcttccttcgtcttcttcttcatctctctcttccgtcgtcttctgtcttcttcttcgaTCTTTcgtctcttctgtcttctttcattATCGTCTTCTTATCTTCTGTCgtcttctttgtctgtcttcttctgttcgtcttcttgttcttcttcgtcgtctcaTGCTCAGTCTTCTTAGTCTGTCTGTCGTCTTCTTCATGTCagtcttcttctgtcttcttcttgtCGTCAGTCTTCGATTGcctgtctttttcgtcttctctgttttctttccaccttttatgcctggtcgagttggtttctatttttttttcttatatttttgggggattttttgctgtggtggatttttttttttttgtctgtctttttttcctctgcctATTGGTCGTATTtttgctttatcttttttttctctgttatttgtatttttgttttatcttttttttgatTTTCATGGGTTTTGCAATTTTTGATTTTTGTTCTGTGTTCATTTGAGTTAATTTTTCtaaatgttttacctttttttcaatttcctttccttttatttcttcatgcTGAGATTTTTTTGATGCTTTTCTACTTTGGGGCTCTTTCTTTTTAACCATGCTGGACGGGCATTAAACTCCATGGAGTGTTGACGCCTCGAGGTCTCTGCTGCTGAAGGATCGGTCATGATGGTAGGGGCCTTTCCTGAAGGACTGCCACCACACAGCTCCTCCCATACTTGCTCCACCTGAAAGGACCTGAGGCTCTTGTCCTGTGATTATTCTCTCTCTGCATTTCACATATCTCGATTCAATACATCACCTCGGATCTGAGTTTAAATctgttgacattgcaccccccgagtctagagctggctGATCATGCCCTGTGACGACACACACagaaatgatggtgatgctgcacagaaacgtttctctctcttcgctctcttcgctctcttctctctctctctctctctctcaatcaatgtgttaccactactacaacgACCACTCTGCTTGTCTTTCGCTTGCTTGCGtactgctcacacacacacacacacacacacactacactcacacacacacacacacacacacataattcctTCGATAACTGTGGAACAGGAAGACTCAAGATGCTGCTGCTGCCCCTCATGTCCCcagccttctccctcccctcctcctcgccctggtGTTAGAGAtagttggaggagaaggggaagtgaagcctgtcaggttgaaaggagaaaatgaggactAGGGCCAGAAGGGGTTATGggatcaggatgaggatgtggataaggaaaggtaaggaatacaggacgaggaaaagaggaggaggagaggaagagggagggataaagcCCGGTGGATCAGCtgggagataggaaaggttaggttgtcTTAAAAGGCAGAGGGAAGACAGGATGTGGAGACACtaaggaataggggaaggatgaggggagaggcaATGGATGAAGATAGccgaagaagaggggaagaaactgcaaaggaaagaggatgaataggagaggaggaaagcaacGTAAGggataaaatgaagaggaagtaaaatgaagagaagagggaggaggagaatagaggaggagaaggaagaggataaagaagaggaggaggagcaggaggcaagGTAGCAAGCTAATTTTAATTACAGAGATGACTTAATgagcgagatgagttgccgaggtgagacaTACTAGCATGAGgtgttaattgagagagagagagagagagagagagagagagagagagagagagagagagagagagagagagagagagagagagagagagagagagagagagagagagagagagagagagagacataagaaATATAACACAAAATAATATCTGGtaactcactctcttccttctctctctctctctctctctctctctctctctctatatatatatatatatatatacacacacacacacacacacacacacacacacacacacacacacacacacacattactaatACTACCATTACGCCATtgttagccacacacacacacacacacacacacacacacacacacacacacacacacacacacacacacacacacacacacacacacacacacacacacacacacacacacacacacacacacacaaccacaacaaacacacacacacacacacgcacacacacacacacacacacacacaccattttacacacacacacacacacacacacacacacacacacacacacacacacacacacacacattattattacacattaccattattacacacacacacacacacacacacacacacacacacacacacacacacacacacacacacacacacacacacacacacacacacacacacacacacacacacacacacacacacacacacacacacacacacacacacacacacacacacacacacacattattacacacacacacacacacacattattattattatattattattattattattattattattattattattattattattattattattattattattattattattattattattattattattattattattattattattattattattattattattattattattattattattattattattattattattattattattattattattattattattattattattattattattattattattattattattattattattattattattatcatcctcatcatcatcctcatcatcatcatcatcatcatcatcatcattattattattattattattattattattattattattattattattattattattattattattatt
This is a stretch of genomic DNA from Eriocheir sinensis breed Jianghai 21 unplaced genomic scaffold, ASM2467909v1 Scaffold112, whole genome shotgun sequence. It encodes these proteins:
- the LOC126989270 gene encoding uncharacterized protein LOC126989270, whose translation is RKTEDDEEEDRRRQKKKKKKKKKKKKGDKTAKTEEDDKEDDEDEKTKRRQKTEERPTTKKTEDSVEGK